One part of the Streptomyces sp. NBC_00286 genome encodes these proteins:
- a CDS encoding LamG-like jellyroll fold domain-containing protein, which produces MPSADRGARRRAPAAVALALGAGLLAAPAGPAQAAEPPKPTARYTFDQDDLASGKITDSSGNGLTADLVNGSTAQSVEGTDGGKALALPGGADTSDGAYVRLPRGIVGDATDLTVSARVKWSGDKSSWQRIFDLGTNTTKYFFATPYNGDGVMQTSVTTGGGGAENQVKGYAPLPANKWQTVTVTLDTSAGRLTTYLDGVAVSSTETNIKAKDVLESSATAAGYIGKSLWPDPLLKGAVDDFTVWHAALSSEEVAGLVGNTPTLEELSKTSFEARTTNGTAPTLPAAVRSTYSDGYDRDTPITWDEIPADEYAQPGTFTVAGKAAGREVKATVTVVREGQLTVDLGSDTGKFHGGASGTLYGVYGPDIPTNNLIEGMGLRTVSTKAQDGPQHPGADALEVVKPLADSTDGDVYIYMTDIHRGFPYQWPGDTPEEKVKLYREKVEKQVDQVLKLPKEYQDNIVFVPFNEPEGNMFGTGEWSYNKVSWLNDPDDFFATWDDFYKLIKGKLPEARIAGPNTSVLYDQVKGFLTHTLEAGTLPEVISWHELSHPEAVRDSVAKYREWEKDLFKGTEREGKQLPININEYAFNYHTSVPGQMIQWVSAIEESKVDADIAYWNIDGNLSDSAVQSNRGNGQWWLLNSYASMSGHTVKVTPPFPGENYTMQGVATLDEKKKQSRLIFGGSDGKGHITFDNVPKKLFGDRVHAWVKEIEWSGQVGDNSGPKLLAEQNLKVGADGKVVVDFGEGALPKLKESSSYEIVLSPAGKAKDTQSPPVRWKDSYEAEDAAHTGSGYTKNGPEGSPRDVSKFYTSGGYDVGGLRTGSDVTLDFTVDVPEDGTYDLSVFANSLNTFDRVKEQGPTNVFLRVDGKADSEQELHLPLGYKWVVWDHTDTKVKLTKGKHTITLAAKSADGKGATKGDAIVDRLTLSLPEASANTQVYEGELAWLGGGAEPVYTTPKRPATGSGAVRIPKNGTATFWVYSPADREATLKVDTLAGSGARMSVNGHDVLRLGKGGGSAAVSLTGGVNKVTVTGGSATTLVDRLRVTPTEGALPARTYEAGDAKLAGSAKLAELSLATDGTAITDIGGDPGNGNTATFTVKADRSGLHALRVRYSNPEQSEATHYNPDPLARHADISINGGKVQRVSFPHSFHQNNFWELTIPVQLKKGQNTIAFRSEELPNFDGTSYASDTFPGVLLRSRYAPLIDRITVAPYAKETR; this is translated from the coding sequence ATGCCATCCGCTGACAGAGGCGCGCGGCGCAGAGCCCCGGCCGCCGTGGCGCTGGCCCTCGGCGCGGGCCTGCTGGCCGCACCGGCCGGGCCCGCGCAAGCGGCCGAGCCGCCCAAGCCGACCGCCCGCTACACCTTCGACCAGGACGACCTCGCCTCCGGCAAGATCACCGACAGCTCCGGAAACGGACTGACGGCGGACCTGGTGAACGGTTCCACCGCACAGTCCGTCGAGGGCACGGACGGCGGTAAGGCGCTCGCCCTGCCCGGCGGGGCGGACACGTCCGACGGGGCGTACGTCCGCCTGCCGCGCGGAATCGTCGGCGACGCAACGGACTTGACGGTTTCCGCCCGCGTGAAGTGGAGCGGCGACAAGTCGTCCTGGCAGCGGATTTTCGACCTGGGCACCAACACCACCAAGTACTTCTTCGCCACCCCGTACAACGGCGACGGCGTCATGCAGACCTCCGTGACCACCGGCGGAGGCGGCGCCGAGAACCAGGTCAAGGGCTACGCACCGCTCCCCGCGAACAAGTGGCAGACCGTCACCGTCACCCTCGACACCTCGGCCGGCCGGCTCACCACGTACCTCGACGGAGTCGCGGTCTCCTCCACCGAGACCAACATCAAGGCCAAGGACGTACTGGAGAGTTCGGCGACTGCCGCCGGTTACATCGGCAAGTCCCTCTGGCCGGACCCGCTGCTCAAAGGCGCGGTCGACGACTTCACCGTGTGGCATGCGGCGCTCAGCTCCGAGGAGGTGGCCGGTCTGGTCGGCAACACCCCCACCCTCGAGGAGCTGTCGAAGACGTCCTTCGAGGCCCGTACGACGAACGGGACCGCCCCGACCCTCCCCGCCGCCGTCCGCTCCACCTACTCCGACGGCTACGACCGCGACACCCCGATCACCTGGGACGAGATACCGGCCGACGAGTACGCCCAGCCCGGGACGTTCACGGTGGCCGGGAAGGCAGCCGGGCGCGAGGTGAAGGCGACCGTCACGGTCGTCCGCGAAGGCCAGCTCACCGTCGACCTCGGCTCGGACACCGGCAAGTTCCACGGCGGCGCCTCCGGCACCCTCTACGGCGTGTACGGGCCGGACATCCCGACCAACAACCTCATCGAGGGCATGGGCCTGCGCACGGTCTCCACCAAGGCGCAGGACGGTCCGCAGCACCCCGGTGCCGACGCGCTCGAGGTGGTGAAGCCGCTGGCGGACTCCACCGACGGTGACGTGTACATCTACATGACGGACATCCACCGCGGCTTCCCGTACCAGTGGCCGGGCGACACCCCGGAGGAGAAGGTCAAGCTCTACCGGGAGAAGGTCGAGAAGCAGGTCGACCAGGTCCTGAAACTGCCGAAGGAGTACCAGGACAACATCGTCTTCGTGCCGTTCAACGAGCCCGAGGGCAACATGTTCGGCACCGGCGAGTGGAGCTACAACAAGGTCAGCTGGCTCAACGACCCCGACGACTTCTTCGCCACCTGGGACGACTTCTACAAGCTGATCAAGGGCAAGCTGCCCGAGGCCCGCATCGCAGGCCCCAACACCAGCGTCCTCTACGACCAGGTGAAGGGCTTCCTGACCCACACCCTGGAGGCCGGCACCCTCCCCGAGGTCATCAGCTGGCACGAGCTGAGCCACCCGGAGGCCGTGCGCGACAGCGTCGCCAAGTACCGCGAATGGGAGAAGGACCTTTTCAAGGGCACGGAACGCGAAGGCAAGCAACTCCCCATCAACATCAACGAGTACGCCTTCAACTACCACACCTCGGTCCCCGGCCAGATGATCCAGTGGGTGTCCGCGATCGAGGAGTCCAAGGTGGACGCCGACATCGCGTACTGGAACATCGACGGCAACCTCTCCGACTCCGCGGTGCAGTCCAACCGCGGCAACGGCCAGTGGTGGCTGCTGAATTCGTACGCCTCGATGAGCGGGCACACGGTGAAGGTGACCCCGCCGTTCCCGGGCGAGAACTACACCATGCAGGGCGTCGCCACGCTCGACGAGAAGAAGAAGCAGTCCCGGCTGATCTTCGGCGGCTCCGACGGCAAGGGCCACATCACCTTCGACAACGTCCCGAAGAAGCTCTTCGGTGACCGCGTGCACGCCTGGGTGAAGGAGATCGAGTGGAGCGGGCAGGTCGGCGACAACTCCGGTCCGAAGCTGCTCGCCGAGCAGAACCTCAAGGTCGGTGCCGACGGCAAGGTCGTCGTCGACTTCGGCGAGGGCGCGCTGCCGAAGCTGAAGGAGTCCTCGTCGTACGAGATCGTCCTCAGCCCGGCCGGGAAGGCGAAGGACACGCAGTCCCCGCCCGTGCGCTGGAAGGACTCGTACGAGGCGGAGGACGCCGCCCACACCGGGTCCGGCTACACCAAGAACGGCCCGGAGGGCTCGCCGCGTGACGTGTCGAAGTTCTACACCTCCGGCGGCTACGACGTGGGCGGCCTGCGCACCGGCTCGGACGTCACGCTGGACTTCACCGTGGACGTGCCCGAGGACGGCACCTACGACCTGAGCGTCTTCGCCAACTCCCTCAACACCTTCGACAGAGTGAAGGAGCAGGGCCCGACCAACGTCTTCCTGCGCGTGGACGGCAAGGCGGACAGCGAGCAGGAGCTGCATCTGCCGCTCGGCTACAAGTGGGTGGTGTGGGACCACACCGACACCAAGGTCAAGCTCACCAAGGGCAAGCACACCATCACGCTGGCCGCGAAGAGCGCCGACGGCAAGGGCGCCACGAAGGGCGACGCCATCGTCGACCGCCTCACGCTCTCGCTCCCCGAGGCGTCCGCCAACACCCAGGTGTACGAAGGCGAGTTGGCCTGGCTGGGCGGCGGCGCGGAGCCCGTCTACACCACTCCGAAGCGGCCCGCCACCGGCTCGGGCGCGGTCAGGATCCCGAAGAACGGGACCGCCACGTTCTGGGTCTACTCACCCGCCGACCGCGAGGCCACCCTCAAGGTCGACACCCTCGCCGGCTCGGGCGCCCGGATGTCCGTCAACGGGCACGACGTCCTGCGCCTGGGCAAGGGCGGCGGCAGCGCCGCGGTCTCCCTGACCGGCGGCGTCAACAAGGTGACGGTGACCGGAGGTTCGGCCACCACCCTCGTCGACCGCCTCCGGGTCACGCCCACCGAGGGCGCACTTCCGGCGCGTACGTACGAGGCGGGCGACGCCAAACTCGCCGGCTCGGCCAAGCTCGCAGAGCTCTCCCTGGCCACCGACGGCACGGCGATCACCGACATCGGTGGTGATCCCGGCAACGGCAACACGGCGACGTTCACCGTCAAGGCCGACCGATCCGGACTGCACGCGCTGCGGGTCCGCTACTCCAACCCGGAGCAGTCCGAGGCCACCCACTACAACCCGGACCCGCTCGCCCGCCACGCCGACATCAGCATCAACGGCGGCAAGGTGCAGCGAGTGAGCTTCCCGCACAGCTTCCACCAGAACAACTTCTGGGAGCTGACCATCCCCGTCCAGCTCAAGAAGGGGCAGAACACGATCGCCTTCCGTTCCGAGGAGCTGCCGAACTTCGACGGCACCTCGTACGCCTCGGACACCTTCCCCGGCGTACTGCTCCGCTCCCGCTACGCGCCGCTGATCGACCGGATCACCGTCGCCCCGTACGCGAAGGAGACCCGATGA
- a CDS encoding SGNH/GDSL hydrolase family protein — protein sequence MGRTWAGGVLAGLLLLAACGDPSSGPGTAPPERPASATPAAKDPGPSPSSTTQQQRPPASAAADAEAEVPAKRPTVLYLGDSLAMENQKVLGELLQDELKARYTSAPYSGTTLCDYLQGTGEKSLVPDRDKAAALVRSLRPDFVVLQFWANAWDYTWCMDGITHGKDPATYFARFTSDARKLTDQITNASGAKRTKVVWVLQGPDPITPDRVRRVNAIYEQQAEASGGLVADAGKEVGPADARYTWVQHLPCTAYERDHPAYCTQPSGNRTALHRDDDYLHFCLAPTTAKSRPCPVPSPGILRMTRAITKTLAAAVN from the coding sequence ATGGGCAGGACGTGGGCCGGCGGGGTGCTGGCGGGTTTGCTGCTGCTCGCAGCATGCGGAGACCCCTCCTCCGGGCCCGGGACAGCGCCGCCCGAGCGGCCGGCGTCAGCCACACCGGCGGCGAAGGATCCCGGCCCGTCGCCGTCCTCGACCACACAGCAGCAGCGGCCACCAGCCTCCGCTGCGGCCGACGCTGAGGCTGAAGTGCCTGCGAAGCGGCCCACTGTGCTGTACCTCGGTGACTCGCTCGCGATGGAGAACCAGAAGGTGCTCGGCGAGCTCCTCCAGGACGAGTTGAAGGCGCGCTACACCAGCGCCCCGTACTCCGGGACGACGCTCTGCGACTACCTGCAGGGCACCGGCGAGAAGTCGCTCGTCCCGGACAGGGACAAGGCCGCCGCCCTGGTGCGTTCCCTGCGGCCGGACTTCGTGGTGCTGCAGTTCTGGGCCAACGCCTGGGACTACACGTGGTGCATGGACGGGATCACGCACGGCAAGGATCCGGCAACGTACTTCGCGCGCTTCACCTCCGACGCCCGCAAACTGACCGACCAGATCACGAACGCGTCGGGCGCGAAGCGGACGAAGGTCGTATGGGTGCTCCAGGGCCCGGACCCGATCACTCCCGACCGGGTCCGCCGCGTCAACGCGATCTACGAGCAGCAGGCCGAGGCTTCCGGCGGCCTGGTCGCGGACGCCGGCAAGGAGGTCGGCCCGGCCGACGCCCGCTACACGTGGGTGCAGCACCTGCCGTGCACGGCGTACGAACGTGACCACCCGGCGTACTGCACTCAGCCGTCCGGCAACCGGACCGCCCTGCACCGCGACGACGACTACCTGCACTTCTGCCTGGCCCCCACCACCGCGAAGTCCAGGCCCTGCCCGGTCCCCTCTCCCGGCATCCTGCGCATGACCCGGGCGATCACCAAGACGCTGGCCGCCGCGGTGAATTGA
- a CDS encoding helix-turn-helix domain-containing protein has product MEELAGRLAALDPDAGAAVQVIAYFDRLVEGRAGLEALVRGAAVLSGCPARLVDEARHVRVRVEPDGRRRDENGPVRPEWPSVPLIPGGAPAVWLERTGPRTVVDAMVLERTASAARHVLDRTRGRAPVHGPADDPALLETVLDPTAAEAARLHAARGLGLDPDGRARAIALRGGPQKQASLSLASGERALVQPDPGPEFTDESRRGVGPAVPVLELPRSWSAARTALRFTAEGTDQDPGPRIVHSDDLGTLALLAAVITPGTEPPPDVRALDQAAAASPWLLPTLYAVINSPSRRTAATELNVHHSTLQDRLAHAESLLGWPVRTPEGHLRLQLALAARLLTRNQL; this is encoded by the coding sequence ATGGAAGAGCTGGCTGGCCGCCTGGCCGCGCTCGACCCGGACGCCGGAGCCGCCGTCCAGGTCATCGCCTACTTCGACCGGTTGGTCGAGGGGCGCGCCGGGCTCGAGGCTCTTGTGCGCGGTGCGGCTGTGCTGTCCGGCTGCCCCGCGCGGCTCGTCGACGAGGCGAGGCACGTACGGGTCCGGGTCGAGCCCGACGGGCGGCGGCGCGACGAGAACGGGCCCGTGCGTCCCGAGTGGCCTTCGGTGCCGCTGATCCCGGGTGGGGCGCCCGCGGTGTGGCTGGAGCGCACGGGACCACGGACGGTGGTCGACGCCATGGTGCTGGAGCGGACCGCGAGCGCCGCCCGGCATGTCCTGGACCGCACCCGGGGGCGGGCGCCGGTGCACGGCCCGGCCGACGATCCGGCCCTGCTGGAGACGGTGCTCGACCCGACGGCCGCGGAGGCCGCCCGGCTGCACGCGGCGCGCGGGCTCGGCCTCGACCCGGACGGCCGGGCTCGCGCGATCGCACTCCGCGGCGGCCCCCAGAAGCAAGCCTCTCTGAGCCTGGCCTCCGGCGAGCGGGCCCTCGTCCAGCCGGACCCCGGACCGGAGTTCACGGACGAGAGCCGGCGCGGTGTGGGCCCGGCGGTCCCCGTACTGGAACTGCCGCGCTCCTGGTCCGCCGCCCGCACGGCCCTGCGTTTCACGGCCGAGGGCACCGACCAGGACCCGGGCCCCCGCATCGTCCACTCCGACGACCTCGGCACGCTGGCCCTCCTGGCGGCCGTGATCACCCCGGGCACGGAACCACCGCCCGACGTACGCGCCCTCGACCAGGCAGCCGCGGCGAGCCCATGGCTCCTGCCCACCCTGTACGCCGTCATCAACTCCCCGAGCCGCCGCACAGCCGCCACCGAACTGAACGTCCACCACTCCACGCTCCAGGACCGCCTGGCCCACGCGGAGTCCCTGCTCGGCTGGCCGGTACGCACTCCGGAGGGCCATCTGCGGCTCCAACTCGCCCTGGCGGCACGGCTGCTGACGCGAAACCAGCTCTGA
- a CDS encoding alpha/beta hydrolase — translation MTTTPPPPFDPELAAALAVMGEQAPTTLLPEWIPMVRGLGDDGPFDLPTNEELSRDGAFEVEERTVPGPEGAPDISLLICRPTAAPGPRPVLYHSHGGGFVLGNNRLGLGVTMEWAAELGLVVVSVEYRLAPEHPHPAPAEDCYAGLLWTAENAKEIGGDPDRIILAGGSAGGGLSAALALLARDRKGPRAIGQMLLCPMLDDRNDTPSTYQMAGLGVWDRTANETGWGALLGEARGTVDVSPYAAPARAEDLSGLPPAFIDVGSAETFRDEDVAYASRIWQSGGQAELHVWPGGFHAFDDLAPQAALSQDARAARLRWLHRLLGE, via the coding sequence ATGACCACCACTCCCCCGCCGCCCTTCGACCCTGAGCTGGCCGCCGCGCTCGCCGTGATGGGCGAGCAGGCGCCCACCACCCTTCTGCCGGAGTGGATCCCGATGGTGCGGGGGCTGGGCGACGACGGCCCCTTCGACCTGCCGACGAACGAGGAGCTCAGCCGGGACGGCGCCTTCGAGGTCGAGGAGCGTACGGTGCCCGGTCCCGAGGGCGCACCCGACATCTCCCTGCTGATCTGCCGGCCCACCGCCGCGCCCGGTCCGCGGCCGGTGCTCTACCACTCGCACGGCGGCGGCTTCGTGCTGGGCAACAACCGGCTCGGCCTCGGCGTGACGATGGAGTGGGCCGCGGAGCTGGGCCTGGTCGTGGTGTCGGTGGAGTACCGGCTCGCTCCGGAGCACCCGCACCCGGCCCCGGCGGAGGACTGCTACGCGGGCCTGCTGTGGACGGCGGAGAACGCCAAGGAGATCGGCGGCGACCCGGACCGCATCATCCTGGCGGGCGGCAGCGCGGGCGGCGGGCTCAGCGCGGCACTGGCTCTGCTGGCCCGTGACCGGAAGGGACCGCGTGCGATCGGCCAGATGCTGCTCTGCCCGATGCTCGACGACCGCAACGACACCCCGTCCACCTATCAGATGGCCGGTCTCGGTGTCTGGGACCGTACGGCGAACGAGACCGGCTGGGGCGCGCTGCTCGGTGAGGCACGCGGCACCGTGGACGTGTCTCCGTACGCGGCTCCGGCCCGCGCCGAGGACCTGTCCGGGCTGCCTCCGGCCTTCATCGACGTCGGCTCGGCCGAGACCTTCCGCGACGAGGACGTCGCCTACGCGTCCCGGATCTGGCAGTCGGGCGGCCAGGCCGAGCTGCACGTATGGCCGGGCGGCTTCCACGCCTTCGACGATCTCGCCCCGCAGGCCGCGCTGTCCCAGGACGCCAGGGCGGCCCGGCTGCGGTGGCTGCACCGACTGCTCGGTGAGTGA
- a CDS encoding L,D-transpeptidase family protein, protein MGDIRRRGAVVLGITGLMAPLTVALGAAPAQAASCSTQAGPHQKQVERFLGRTVDGRQSAADCRAIKAFQTKHGITPTIGYAGSVTWGVMDLMKKQKAVGNNPNRDGKCPVNKGRIACVNLTLQLSWIQDGNRLVYGPVPVRTGRNGYETRTGLKKIYWRNIDHVSTIYHVPMPYSQFFDGGQAFHSAGVSMWNPPGSHGCTNMTKTDAKKYWSLLRKNDDVFVYGRKPGT, encoded by the coding sequence ATGGGGGACATACGCAGACGGGGAGCCGTCGTACTGGGCATCACCGGATTGATGGCGCCGCTGACCGTCGCGCTGGGCGCGGCGCCGGCGCAGGCGGCGAGCTGCAGCACGCAGGCAGGTCCGCATCAGAAGCAGGTGGAGAGGTTCCTCGGCCGGACCGTCGACGGCAGGCAGTCCGCCGCCGACTGCCGGGCGATCAAGGCCTTCCAGACCAAGCACGGCATCACGCCGACCATCGGGTACGCGGGGTCGGTCACCTGGGGCGTGATGGACCTGATGAAGAAGCAGAAGGCCGTCGGCAACAACCCCAACAGGGACGGCAAGTGCCCGGTCAACAAGGGCCGCATCGCCTGCGTGAACCTGACGCTGCAGCTCAGCTGGATCCAGGACGGCAACAGGCTCGTCTACGGCCCCGTTCCGGTCCGTACCGGACGCAACGGATACGAGACCCGCACCGGCCTGAAGAAGATCTACTGGCGGAACATCGACCACGTCTCGACCATCTACCACGTGCCGATGCCCTACAGCCAGTTCTTCGACGGCGGCCAGGCCTTCCACTCCGCGGGCGTGAGCATGTGGAACCCGCCCGGCTCGCACGGCTGCACCAACATGACGAAGACCGACGCCAAGAAGTACTGGTCGCTCCTCAGGAAGAACGACGACGTCTTCGTGTACGGCCGCAAGCCGGGCACCTGA